Below is a genomic region from Lutra lutra chromosome 18, mLutLut1.2, whole genome shotgun sequence.
TTTCCCCACAGGAACCCAGTCGAAGACAAGTAGCTCTTTCCAACATGAGATGTCACAAGAAGGCTTCAGTTCAGTGCTCACAATGGTGGGTGGAACACATACTTGATAAACGGGTGTCAGGCACCAATCCTGggccagccctgtgctgggagTTGGTACCCAGGAGTAAATAAGAAAGCAGattctgtcttcaagttcattgtCTGTTCAGAGACAGACATATGGGTAGTGTATGTAGGTGACAGGAGCACAGCAGAGAACAGGGTAGCCACAGTTCCTGCTCTCATAGGGCACCTATCGAGTGGGGGGAGACAACAAACAGCCAAAAATAACTTCAGATTGTGCTAGGCATTAGGATAGAGCAAGAGAGGTGATCAGAGGAGGCCCGAAGAATGACAACTGAGGCCAAATGATGAGAAAGCGCCAGCCCTGGAAAAATCTGGGAGAGATTGctccaggaagaggaaaaagcaagtGCAAAAGTCTTGAGGCATGAACACGGTTACTGGACCAGAGAAATAGAAGGGCCAGCGTAGCTggaacagaatgagagagaggggtggaaagATGGGGAAGGCCAGATCATGCAGATGAAAGAAATGACAATATAGCATGGGTTGTGTGCAAGTAGATGTGTGTTCAAAAGATCCAGAGGGGTTTGCTTCAAAGTAATTTTGGGGGCGAACTGGGGGGACATAGAAATGAAACAAGGTTGGTCATGAATTGGTCATTGAAGCTGGGTCGTGGGTCCTTAGGAGTTCATTAAgcatttctttctacttttgtatatgttCTAAAGTATCCATagtcaaaagtttaaaaaggcaaaaaacaaattATGCAGAGTAGGAAAGGCCTATCACTCCCTGAGGGAGCCAAAGAAGACCTCACAGAGGAGGTGAGTTTGAGGTTGAGTCTTCCTGAGAATGGAGTGGAGTCCTagaaagacagaagagagaggtgTCCAGCTCAAATGCTTCATGTGTTTAAACATAAGGTATCTCCACAGATTTGACTGGGAGGACCCTAGATGCAATCCTCAGGGGCTTGGTGACAGGGAGCCATCTTGGATTGCCACCAGGGTGGTGGCTATATGTTTCTTGGTCCCGAGGAAACCTAACTCTGGTGTACTAGAGGATGGAGTAGAAAGGGTCATGGGTGAGAAGAGTTGGTACTTACTGGAGCAGTGGCACTGGGGATGGTTGAGAGATGTTAGGAGTGAGCGACACTGAAGTTGTTGAAGAagactggggagggaggaagagaattccAAATAGTGAGCAGAATCAGTGGCAGGCTTTGCTTTGGAACAGGCCGTCTTCTTTCGGCTTGGTCTGGCTCAGCCCTGGAATCCTTTTCTCCCAGGATGGACCAGttctgggggcagtggggagcttCAGCTGGTCTGGAGGTGCCTTCCTGTATCCCCAAAATACAAGCCCCACTTTCATCAACATGTCTCAAGAGAATATGGACATGAGGGACTCTTACCTGGGTGAGAAAAGGGTGTGGTTGGGGGCACAGGTGGGACATGAGCCTGGGAAGGGCAGGGGctcaggggtggggtggaagcCTTTGTGTTGAGGTGTGCCCTCCTCAGGTTACTCCACTGAGCTGGCCTTTTGGAAGGGGGTCCAGAGCCTGATCTTGGGGGCCCCCCGCCATCAGCATACTGGGAAGGTAGTCATCTTCACCAAGATGTCTGGGCAATGGAGGCCAAAAACAGAAGTCACAGGGACCCAGGTTAGATGTTGAAGAAGCCGGAGTGGAACGTGCGGGTGGCAGGGtctgcaggggcagagagagaggagatgaggGGTTTGGGATCCTGTAGCGGGGAGGTCCCAGTGGCTGGGGAGAAGTGGGACCTGTCCCAAAAGGGGCTGCCTCTGGCAGGGGCAGGCGGGATGACTTTTGGCTGTGCCCTGCAGATCGGCTCTTACTTTGGGGCCTCCCTCTGCACTGTGGATGTGGATAGAGATGGCAGCTCTGACATTGTCCTCATCGGGGCTCCTCATTACTACAAGCCAACCTGGGGAGGGCAGGTGTCTGTGTGCCCCTTGCCCCAGGGGGTGAGTATCTGATGAGaccagggctgggtggggcctgggtgtggggtggagggatTGCCTGTGTTGGGACCTGACACTGGTTTTGTTCTGCAGAGGGCTAAGTGGCAATGTGAGGTCATTCTCTTTGGGGAGCAAGGCCACCCTTGGGGCCGCTTTGGGGCAGCCCTGACAGTGCTGGGGGATGTGAATGGGGACAAGCTGACGGACGTGGCCATCGGGGCCCCGGGAGAGCAGGAGAGCCAGGGTGCTGTCTACCTTTTTCATGGAACCTCAAGACTGGGCATCAACCCCTCCCACAGACAGGTGAGGCCCCTGTCTGAAGCCTCTCCCAGTTCCACCTGCTTTTCTAGGTCTCAGATTTGCCTGATGCCCTGTCATGTCACTGACCTGAACAGTAGCCATGCTCCTTTTAGGGGTCTAGTGCCCTGAATATCACCGGGCCAAGCTAAGCACAGAGtatctctcctttctcctgtgGGCAGCTTAGTGGTTAAGAGATTGCAGGGCGTGGGTCAAATGCCTGGCTGGCCATgtcagctgtgtggccttaggcaagCGACTGATTTAGCCTCTaggagccttggtttccttctgtGAGACATTAAATGAAGGAGCTCTATGTCTGGGGTCCCTGGGGTCTCACTATTCTTGCTTTCCATTCCTACCCTCTTATCTCTCTGAATTTTTCCATTCAGTTCTGCTTTCACTGCAGTTTTCTTTCCAAATCTTTCTTCTCAAATCTTTCAGATGCCCTCCACTTGACTTCCacttttcctttccccctctgGCCAGAGGATCACAGGCTCccagctctctccctcactccagtATTTTGGGCAGTCGCTGAGTGGGGGTCTGGACCTCACCCAGGATGGATTGGTGGACCTGGCTGTCGGGGCCTGGGGACAGGTGCTGCTGCTCAGGTGACAACTCTCCACATCCCACCCTTGCCCACTGTGTGTCCATTCAACAAGCTGCCCCCTCCCTTGTCCTCCTGCCCGAGGCCAGATTCAGGTCCTCAGCCCCTGCATGCACCCTCAGGAGTCGGCCAGTGCTGAATGTGGGGGTGGCCATGAGATTCATGCCAGCGGAGGTGCCAAAGGTTGTGTACCAGTGCTGGGGAGACATGCCATCCACCCTGGAAGCTGCGGATGCCACAGTCTGTCTCACTATCCACAAAAGCTCACTGGACCAGCTAGGTGAGTTTCTTCCCAGTGGACCCAGTCCCTTATCCCCTTGAGGCCCCAAGCCTACCTCAGGAGAAAATGGGCTAAGGAATCCAGATACCACCTCCACATCCACCTGCCTGCCAGTGTAGGAAACCTTGggtcccttctctccccctctccccacacccaggCCAGTGGGCTCTAAGTCCAGGATATGATCTGGAGTCTGCCCACTTCTCTCCACCTACTCCAGCCTCTGCCTACCTTGAAGCCACCTCTTCTCATTCCTACCTGTACTTTGAGCTGTTTCCATGTCTGTTCTTGCAGCCTCCCACCTTTTCTCCATAGAGAAACTAGAAGTATTGGTCCTAAAACACAAATCTGTTCTCCTCACTTGCCTACTTAACATCCTCCCGCCTCTGCTTTCTTCCATTTATAAAGGCCAAAATCCTTCTCTACAATGTCCTTGCTGATTttgctcctccctgcccttccaaCCTCACCTCATCCCACTCTCCCTTTCTGTAAATGTGCCATCCTCCCTCTATCTTCTGGTCTTAGCCACTGTTCTCATGGTTTGGGACCTTCTCCTCCCCATTCTTCACCAACCCTTGGTCACCCTCCAGGTTGGGGCTCAGACAAGGCCCACCCAGGAAGGTGTTTCTGATCCCAGACAAGCCCTCCTTGGTACTACTGGGGATCCCATCATTGGGTTTATCATGTTGGTGGATTATGTTCTGCATGATTGTCTCTTTTCCTAGACTGAGAGTTTAATGAAAGCAGGGATGatatttctttatcttctccACATGTATTCCAGCGCCTGATACAGCTCATAGCCCATAGGAAGTTCTCAGCAATATTTTTTGCATGAATAAACAAAACCTGAACATTCGAGGTTCTCTTGGACTTTCCATCTTCTGTTCCTCCCTTCTGCTTCAGGTGATGTCCAAAGCTCTGTCAAGTATGATCTGGCATTAGACCCAGGCCGTCTGGTTTCTCGTGCCATTTTTGACGAAACCAAGAACTGGACTTTGACTCGAAGAAAAACCCTGGGGATGGGAGTTTACTGTGAAACCATTAAGCTGCTTTTACCAGTAAGGACTTTGGTTCTGGGAAAGGGATGGGGAGAAGAAGCCCAAGGAGAACTTCTGGTACCTCTGCTCCCTGTTGAGCGGCGTGTAAAGGGTGGGGATATTGGGGTCAGAGAGAGGAAATTGAAGCCAGAGAACCTGACTCCACAGCTAGGACAGAATGTTGTCCCAACAGTAGGAAATGGATGCAGTTGAGGAGAAGGGTCAGTGGTGGAAAATAACGAGAAGGATAGCGGGTTCTTGAAAGGCCATTCTCCCCCAGGACTGTGTGGAGGACGTGGTCAATCCCATCATCCTACGCCTCAACTTCTCCTTGGTTGGGGAGCCCATCCCCTCATCTCAGAACCTTCGCCCTGTGCTGGCTATGGACTCACAGGACCTCTTCACTGCTTCTGTGAGTCTTCCAATGAAGTCCCAGGGATGTGTTGACTTTCACTCTGTTTCTGTGTCTTAAGAACCTATTGTGGTTCTCAACTTTTCATCAACCACCTCAAGTCCATAATGCTTCCACCCAGTTACCAAGGCCCTGCCTAGCTTGGACCCTTACACACATCCCAACTGGTCACCACTTTACCTCAACATAAACTGATTCTCATTCTCCAAATCCTTCCCAatttttctcattccttcctctgtttctttttccatgtcAGAGTTTCtacctggaaaacattttttttctctccacctcAAAGATCCTTTCTAATTCTCTAAGCCCCAGTCTTATCTTCCCCCTTTTTGGAAATCACAGTCAGCATCTGTCCCTCCTTCACTGGCTTCCGATTACATCATGGTGATACCAAATATTACATGACTGGAATCATGGCAATTGGCATCCACTTTGGTTGATCTCTGGAAATTGTGAGTTCTGTGAGTACAAGAGCCATGTCTAATTCATCTGTGGTTTCCACGCTTCCTAATGCCTCACCCAACTTGGAACCTGTCCCCTATCGAAGAATTGTTCCAATGTGAGATGGAATTAACTCCTCAGCTAAACTTCATGTTCCTTGAAACCAAGTATCTTATCATTCTGCCCCTTCTTTACTGCCCCACTTCTTGACAGTGTCTGGCATGGTGCTGGGTGTGGGATGGGTGCTCAGTAATACTCAATAATGAACACTCAGGAGGAGTGGTCCTCATGAGGGGAATGCAGAAAGATTAAGACatggaggggaagagaatctcCTGTTTTTCTGCAGCTCCCCTTTGAGAAGAACTGTGGACAAGATCACCTCTGTGAAGGGGACCTGAGCATCAATCTCAGCTTCTCAGGGTGAGCTGAGAGATGTCtatctcttttcatttctagaCACTAAGCTTTTGGGTCTCCTATCCCCATGGGATGAGAAATGCTTGTTTCCCTTTGGCTCTCCTTctaacaaagaaattaaattttgattggaatgttaTCAGTTCATGAGTTCCTGCAGTCCTGGCCTTACCCTTGATCCAATTCCAACTGATTTCCAGTGGAgtctctttttcacttttgtcCTTCCTCTTTCAGCCTGCAGACCCTTGTGGTAGGGAACTCCTTGGAGCTTAATGTGACAGTGACTCTGTGGAATGAGGGTGAGGATTCCTATGGAACTGTGGTCTACTTCTACTACCCAGCAGGGCTGTCCTATCGACGAGTGTTAGGAACACAGGTAAATAACTCCCTTGTTCTCTTATGTCTCTTCCCTGCCCTGAGTTACAGTAGgttctttttaattcttctacAATGAAATCTAAACATAGATACAGACAAttctgaagaagagagagagagacagagagagagtggtgcATAAAGCAGATGtgtagttaaataaataatattaaggaAATAGCATCCGGGTCAAGGAATAATACACTGGTAGTACCTCCAGAAGTACTCTCTCTATGTTCTTTTCCTCATGAAAACCTCAATCTCTCCCCAAGTTAACCTCTATTCTGACTTTGTGATAATCAATTCCTTGTGTATTTTTTGGTTTTACCACCCATGAGTGCATCTATGAAAAAACTGTTGTCTTTTgtcaatatttgaaatttatggGAACATGTTCTatgttcttttgtgtgttttttcatttcttcaacatGTTTCTGAAATTCATCCCATGTTGTTGCCTGTGGCtgtagaacattttaaaaattatgttatgttagttacatACTGTACTTCATTAGCTTTTGaagtagtgttccatgattcatcgtTTTTGTATatcagccagtgctccatgcaatatgtgccctccttaatacctatcaccatgTTACCCCATTTTCCTACCCCCTCTtacctctaaaaccctcagtttgtttcccggagtccacagtctctcatggttcatctccccctcaggtttctcccccttcattttcctttccttctcctaatgtccatcatgctatttcttatgtcccacatataagtgaagccatatgataattgactttttctgcttgacttatttcacttagcataatcaccTCCACTTCCAtacatgctgatgcaaaagttgagtattcatcctttctgatggctgagtaatgttccagtgtatatatggaccacatctttattcatttgtctgttgaagggcatcttggctctttccacagtttggctattgtggacattgcttctatgaacattgcttatggaacatttttattgtatatagAATCCCTTTGTATGActatatcacaatttgtttacccatcctaaaaatttttaataaaagtttttatttaatttctaggtAGTTCacatgtagtgtaatattggtttcaggacaTAATTCATACCTTACATagaacactcagtgctcatcacaacaagtccctccttaatatccatcacccatttagcccatcctctgcccacctcctctccagaaaTCTTCATTGTGTTCTCTACAGTTGAGTccctcatggtttgcctccctcttttttcccttcccctagttcatctgttttgtttcttaattccacatatgagtgaaatcatatggtatttttctttttttttttttaagattttatttatttatttgacagacagagaccacaagtaggcagggaggcaggcagagagagagaggaggaagcgggctccctgttgagcagagagccctatgcggggctcgatcccaggactctgggatcatgacctgagctgaaggcagaggcttaaacccactgagccacccaggcgcccctcatatggtatttttcattgactgacttatttcagttagcataatactctctagttctatcttgcaaacagcaagatttcatttattcttttagatgacaggataatattccattgtactagtatatcacatcttccttatccattcattacTTGATGGATATTGGGGCTCTTTCAATAGTTAGTCTTTCATAtttaatgttgctataaacattgggttccATGTGCCCCActgaatcactatttttatatcctttgggtaaatacctaatagtgcagttgctgagttgtagggtagttctatttttaaattctcaaggAAGCTCCATAccgttctccagagtggctgcaccagtttgcattctcactcacagtgtaagagtgtttcccttcctctgcatcattgccaacacctattgtttcttatgttgtttatgttagccattctgataggtgtgaggtgatatctcaatgtagttttgatttgtatgtccctgatgatgactgatgaagatcttttcatgtgcctgtgagccatctttatgtcttctttggaaaatgtctgttcatgtcttatgcccatttcttaacaggattattcattttttcggttgttgagtttcataaattcttaatagattttggttactaaccctttatcagatacgtcatttgcaaatatcctctcccattccattggttaCCTTTTTAtcttgttaattgtttccttaattGTGCAAAaacttttcatcttgatgaagtcccaaatgttcactttggttttgtttccctttcccccaGAGATGTGCCTGGTAAGAAGTTGCTTAGACTGAGGTCCTataggttgctgcctatgttctcccctaggattttgatggtttcctgtctcacatttaggtctttattccactttgaatttattgttttgtatgttgtatgaaagtggtccagtttcattcttctacatgtggctgtccaattttcccatcaccatttgttgaagagacttttttccattggatagtctttcttgttttatcaaagattagttgaccatatagttgtaggCCCATTTCTGGGccttgttttcagtttcatttatctgtgtgtctatttttgtacttgtatcatactatcttgatgactacagctttgtaacacaACTTGAAGTCTagattgtgatgcccccagctttgctcttctttttcgagattgctttggctatttgtggtcttttagttccataaaaattttaggtttgtttgttctagctctgtgaagaatgctggtgatattttgttagggattggtttaaatgtgtaggttgcctTGGATAgtatgacattttaataatgttttaattcCAATCTTTaagtatgaaatattttttcatttctttgtgtcctcttcaactTTTTTCCTTAGTGTTCAATTTTTGAAGAGTATGGATCCCTTACCTCTGGTTAGATTTATTTGTAGGTACcttttggtttttggtgcaattgtaaatgggatcaatttcttgatttctcactctgctgcttcattactggtggtatagaaatgtaacagaggtgggtgggggatggggtaaatgggtgatgggcattaaagagggcatgtgatatgatgagcacttgGTGATATTCTcaactaataaatcattgaacattatatcaaaaactaatgatgtactataccttggctaactgaattttaataagtaaaaacaaaacaaaacaacaataaaaagaaatgcaatagatttatGTACctgattttatcttgtttgagtttgctgaatttgtgtatcagttccaGCAACTCTTTTGTAGAGTCTTCCAGGTTTTTAAATAACGTATTGTGTCCTCTGTGAACAGCGAATAGCTTGACTTCTTTCTTGTaatttggttgccttttatttctttttattgtttgattATTAAGGCCAGGACTCCAGTAATacattaaataacaatggtgTGAGTGGACATCTGTACTCATATTACAATTTGTGGTCATTTGAGTTGTTCCCTGATTTTGGCCATGACTATTCTTGAGCATTTATATTGGTGCACCTATGCATAATATTTGGAAGGTATTTGCCGCATATAGACTTGCTGGATCTTGGATTCCTGTATCTTCAATTATAATAAGTACAGACCAACCACTTTCACCTTTTTGCACTTCCACCAGCAGATTATTAGAGTTCCTGTGAATTTCTATCCATTGTATCACTTAGCATTGTCAGAGTTTTAAATTCTTGTCCATCTGGTGATATTTCCTTAcagttttaacttgcatttctttaataaagTTGAGGAACCTTTCGTCTATTTCCTGgtgattttgatttcttcttttaggaAGTGCCTGTGcaaattttttccttatttttctattgaattgtCCATACTTTCATTTtcgtttaattttttatttaaattcaatttagttaacatatattgtattattagtttcaggggtagaatttagagattcatcagttgcatataatacctatattacataaaatgccttccttaatgcccatcacccaattatcccatcacccacccacatacttttcttaattgttttttttaagattttatttatttatttgagagagagacagtgagagagagcatgagtgaggaggaggtcagagagagataCTTTTCTTAATTGTAAGCATTCTTTAATATTCTGGTTACCAGtacttttccatttatatgtgtTTAGATATATTTTCCAGCCCTATTGcttgtcttttcagtttcttttagaGGGACTTTTAATAAACCAAATGTGTTAATTTGATTGTGGTTGATTTTTACCAAAGCTTCCTTTAGGTTTAGTGTTTTTATGTGCTGATCTTGGTGATGTCATGGTTCTGGAGAGTGGGGGTTGCGGGGGTGAGGTCAGATCTTGACGTCCAGCAGGGGCATCAGCTTGTGCTGGTAGTCACTCTGCCAGCCGTGTACCACCTTGGGGTCCCCCGCATCCAAGAGCAGCTTCTTCTCAGCCTTATGCAGTTCCTCTGCGGGGTCGTGGCTGTAAATGGGGAGCAGGTGATGGCGAAGCTGGTCCACTCGCTTTTTCTTCTGCACATACATTACCATGGAGTCGCTGTTGGCCTGGGGGGCATTGGGCACTGTAGTGTTACTCATGACATCCGCAGCCGGAGGGCTGGGTGGTCAGCATGGGCAGTGGGGCCTCGGAAGGGCGCCTCCACGGGGCTCCCTCCTGCGGCTGCAGCCCGGGACAGGAATGCCCTCGGTTGGCACCCAGAtgatcttatttaagaaataattcccTACTCCAATGTTACCAAGATATTCCCCTTTATTACATTTTAGGAGCttcataattttgctttttcacatgaaatatttaatctAGTTGGAATTTATTGTAATGTATGGAGTGAGGTaggaattcattgttttttgggttttttttttttttcagattgcttgatttttttttttttttgtatgggcCAATTTTCCTAGTGTTTTTTGTTGAAAATTCTGTCCTTTCTCCTACTGCTCCACAATGCCACCACTGTTATATATCAAGCCCCAAAATGTACATgggtaacatttttaaattcgATTTCCTTTCCTGGAAGCAACCCCATCAGCGCCCACTGCGCCTGGCATGTGAGGGAGTGCCCACTGGGAATGAGGGCCTGAAAAGCAGCAGCTGTAGCATCAACCATCCCATTTTCCAAGAGGGCACTAAGGTGAGTGCCTCCCCACAGATCCTCATCACTCTCCTCCCTTGTCCTGACCTGTTCCTATCTCTTATTCTTCCATCACCTTCCTTAtcctcattccttctttcttcttctcccaggGCACCTTCATAGTCACATTTGATGTCTCATACAAGGCCACCCTGGGCAACAAGATGCTTCTGAAGGCCAGTGCAAGCAGGTGAGGCCAGGTGTATCCCTCACTCTTTCATCTCATGCCCCTGCCAGAGAGTTCTCCCCTGGATTTCTTTTCAATGAggttcctccactctctctccagTGAGAATAATAAACCTATGACCAGCAAGACCACCTTTCATCTGGAGCTCCCAGTGAAATATGCTGTCTACATGGTGATCAGCAGGTGTGAAATTTTGACTCTCCTGTAAGCCTAAATCTCCCCTTGCAGCCCAGACTGATCTTTAAAGGATAGGTATATAACTAGCCCTCTAATTCCTCACATGGGAATACTTGTGACCAGTCATCTATTTATGCTATAATAACATATACTGTATACTTCTTGCTTCTTCTTTGATGGGTTTACCTATTGgtggtacacacacatacagtttgCCACCACTCTTACACTCCTCCTTTTATCTCCAAAGTGCAGATTTCCTTTAACATGAAGCCAAGTCTATTCTTCATGCTAAATATGAGTATGCTGAAGTGAAACTAACAAGATTAAGATTGAGGTTTTTATGAGCACTCTGAAGTGGGAGATATGGTTTGTCaccacacagaggaaagaaaaggtcaGGGTTTCACAAACAAAGAGGAGACCAGAGATGTGACAAACAGCTGGGAAAGTCACTAGAGTCCAAGGCTGTGGCAGGTCACAGGAAAGTCACGTGCAGGGCTGTTGCTGTCAGTTCTGAAGGTGGGTGGTAGAGCAGGGTCAGGTCAGGCTGGAAGCAGGGCAAGGAGACCCACATAATCTGGCTAAACTCCAGAAGTTTGGAAGGTGGTCAGAAGCTTATAATATTGCCATGGGACAGAGTTTGCCACTGTGGTTGCTGCTGATGACACATGAATTTTTAGGGCAACTGGGTAGGGAGAATCAAACAGTGCCATTGCCCTTCCAAACACCATGTATGAATTTTCCCTACTGTTCATAGGAAAATAGTGGAACTTACATTAAGAGCttatagttatatatacatatgatatgccaagcatttaaaaagaactttacaTGTATTTACATTCATTTAATCCTTCTAATAACTCTGTGATAtgcttattgttttgttttgctttgtcttaaagattttatttatttattttacacagagagatcacaagtagggagagaggcaggcagagagagacaggcgggTGAGGGGGAaacaagttccctgctgagcagagagcctgatgcggaactcagtcccaggaccctgagatcacgacctgagctgtaggcagcggcttaacccactgagccacccaggcacccgatatGGTTATTGTTAACCCCCCTTTTTTaccaacaaagaaatcaagaggttaagtaacttattcTTTTCAGTTAGCTGGTAAGTGACAGAACCAGGAATCAGTCAAATGGGCTGGCTCCGGAGCTTGTGCTCATGTCCACATGCTACTATGCCATTGCAAGGATTGGGGAAGACGAGTGATTTACTCAAATGTGAAAAGAGTGTTAGAACTGGaagattttaaagtgaaaaaactgaagcagagagggaaagggttGGAGTGAAAAACATAAAGGTTAGCACAGTaagggaaaatataaattctaacATTTATATCATTGCTGCAGATGTCATCACAACTCTATCACAGGCACTATTATTAGCAACCTCAGGTTATACAGGAAGAAAccacagaggttaagtaacttaccttGGGTTACTTGGGTAGGAAGTGGTAGACAGAAATGTCAGGTGGTCTGGTTCCAAGCCTGTGTTTTTAATCATGACACTAACAGTCACATTTGTGGGAAACTGTGGGGGCCCCTGGAATTTCTGTATGGCTGGCCAGGCTTCTGTACACTACATCCGAGTGAAATGTGCAGCACCCCTGCTTGT
It encodes:
- the LOC125090667 gene encoding integrin alpha-D-like isoform X2: MAFGIVLLLGVLASCHGFNLDVEEPVIFQEDGASFGQSVAQFDRSRLVVGAPLEVVAVNQTGRLYDCVAATGLCQPIPLHTPPEVMNMSLGLSLATCTNRSWLLACGPTMHRACGENMYAEGFCFLLGSHLQTIWTMPTSLPECPSQEMDIVFLIDGSGSIVQNDFKQMKDFVRAVMGQFEGTNTLFSLIQYSNRMKIHFTFTEFQSTSNPQSLVDLIVQLDGLTFTATGIRTVVEELFHSKNGARKSAKKILIVITDGQKYKDPLDYSDVIPQAQRAGIIRYAIGVGNAFQEPTARQELNTIGSLPSQDHVFRVDNFAALGSIQQQLQEKIFAVEGTQSKTSSSFQHEMSQEGFSSVLTMDGPVLGAVGSFSWSGGAFLYPQNTSPTFINMSQENMDMRDSYLGYSTELAFWKGVQSLILGAPRHQHTGKVVIFTKMSGQWRPKTEVTGTQIGSYFGASLCTVDVDRDGSSDIVLIGAPHYYKPTWGGQVSVCPLPQGRAKWQCEVILFGEQGHPWGRFGAALTVLGDVNGDKLTDVAIGAPGEQESQGAVYLFHGTSRLGINPSHRQRITGSQLSPSLQYFGQSLSGGLDLTQDGLVDLAVGAWGQVLLLRSRPVLNVGVAMRFMPAEVPKVVYQCWGDMPSTLEAADATVCLTIHKSSLDQLGDVQSSVKYDLALDPGRLVSRAIFDETKNWTLTRRKTLGMGVYCETIKLLLPDCVEDVVNPIILRLNFSLVGEPIPSSQNLRPVLAMDSQDLFTASLPFEKNCGQDHLCEGDLSINLSFSGLQTLVVGNSLELNVTVTLWNEGEDSYGTVVYFYYPAGLSYRRVLGTQQPHQRPLRLACEGVPTGNEGLKSSSCSINHPIFQEGTKGTFIVTFDVSYKATLGNKMLLKASASSENNKPMTSKTTFHLELPVKYAVYMVISRQEDSTKYFNFSTSDEKSKKEAEHRYRVNNLSQRDVTISINFWVPILLNGMAVWDEAVVAPSQNLSCVSERVPPQHPDFMTQIPGSLVLNCSIADCLKFHCDLPTFGIQEELDFILKGKLNFGWVSQTLQKKVLVMTVAEITLNRSVYSQLPGQEAFLRTQMETVLEKYEVYDPIPIIVGSSVGGLLLLALITAILYKVGFFKRQYKEMMVEANGQTVPENGTSDPQAAQ